In Ignavibacteria bacterium, the sequence ATGTATTCATTTACTATGACTAGAGTATTTATTATACCTATAACCGTATCCGGATTCTGAAAGCCTCTTACGTTGCAGTATATATCTGTGTTATAATTATTTGGTATAAAATAGGTCCAAGTACAATAAACTCTGTCATTTAAAATTTTCATTGCATCTGCTCTTTGATTTGTCGGATTTGGAGATAGCGAAGGTACCATATATTGATTTCCAATTGGTATTCCAAGTGAATCAAACTTTCTACCATAACTTTGTTCTCTGCCAGTTAAATTTAAATCTGTCCAGTATATGAAGAACTTTTTATCACTTCGTATATCAACAGCTGTACCAAATGCACCTGTACCGCAAGGGCTGTTATTTCCTTTTCTATTAATTCCTAAGGAATTCCCGGTTATATCATACAATTGGAAAAATACCTCACCATTATTGCATAATCTTGGATCAGTCCAAACGACAATCGTTTGCCCATATCCATTATTTGATACTTTTGCACCACCTCTGAACATCAGTGCATTTATGTCGTCATTTACTTTTACATTATTTCCAATTTTAACTCCTGCTGTATTATAACGCTGCATATAAATATCGTATTTAGCAGTAAACGGCTCCTGCCTGTTATCCTGCCAAACAATCACAAATGAACCGTCATTATTCATTGCAACTGATGGAAACTCCGCATCACTTGAAGCCTCATTCACGCTGTCTACAGAGCCTATCTTTATGCCGGAACTATCGAAACGTTGAAAGTATACTGTTAGATTAGCGTTGAAAGCGGGTTTATGGCTCCAACATAT encodes:
- a CDS encoding T9SS type A sorting domain-containing protein produces the protein MPVYTQWLNAYIPDFKVNDDNLNSYQVNSQIGVDSAGNFVVVWRDVRVNPGNSSPGQVYCQRFDKNGLALGINFRIGQDTAGLPCISVLKDGKFIIAWLRFFEPLNKYEIFYQRFNKNGTFLDIPRKVTDSIYSVDENLFYGLNISTDTSGKFIICWSHKPAFNANLTVYFQRFDSSGIKIGSVDSVNEASSDAEFPSVAMNNDGSFVIVWQDNRQEPFTAKYDIYMQRYNTAGVKIGNNVKVNDDINALMFRGGAKVSNNGYGQTIVVWTDPRLCNNGEVFFQLYDITGNSLGINRKGNNSPCGTGAFGTAVDIRSDKKFFIYWTDLNLTGREQSYGRKFDSLGIPIGNQYMVPSLSPNPTNQRADAMKILNDRVYCTWTYFIPNNYNTDIYCNVRGFQNPDTVIGIINTLVIVNEYMLYDAYPNPFNPVTNIKYQLSKAASIKITIFDIKGQQIEVLQDKEQLAGTYEITWDASSKASGIYFVRMESQTGFNQTKKIMLIK